GTTGAACGTCTTCGGGATCGAGCTTTTCGCTCATCGCCGTAAATCCCTGGATGTCGAGGAAAAGAATCGTGACGATTCGCCGTTCTCCCTCCTTGAGAACGGGAACGGGAGTCTTCGCGCGAGTGGTAGTCGGCTGGGAGAGCTTGTCGAGATCGGAACGGAGAACTTCCGACCAGGCGGAATTCAGCATAACTTCTTGAATATTTTCACAATTTACCCCTTGTCACAAGCGACGAACCGGGGCGTCCGGGCCGCGGCCTGTCGCACCCATGGCCCTTCTTTCCGACCTCAATTCCTTCGACTAAAGGCTTTGGTTTTAAGGCCTTAGAGAGGTAAGGTAACGCGGACCGGCTGGCATAACGCGTGCAGCCGGAAGTTCCATCTATGATGCCGATAAACAAAACGATTCGAACGGCCCGAATTGCGATGGCTTTGTTATTTGCAATCGGGTTCGCGGCGCCGGCGTTTTCGAAAGAAGCGCCTTCAGCAAGCCCGAAGCATGTGCGCGAAGTCTTTTCACAAACCGAGGACGCGCGCTTTCAGTTGGCCGCCGAGGCTCTGGGGGATGAAAGCTTAATCGATTTCTTGAAACGATCGATCGACGATCCCACCGTGGACACCAAGATCCGCGACGTCCTCAAGACACTGCTTCAGACTCAATAAGCCGGCGAAGTTCGCTAAGGCCTTCGCGCACGCGAGGGCCAAACCAGGTCAGATTTTCTCCGGAAATGAACTCGACTCGCGTTCGAAGACCGGCTTCCTGCGTCTTGCGCGACCAATCGGAACGATCCGATTGTGTGAATGCGTACGGTTCACTGGGCAGTAAGAGCAGATCCGGCCTAGCCGCCAAGATGTCCTGATCCGTGACTTGAGGGTACCGATTCTCGGGTTGAGAAAACGGATTGTCTCCTCCGGAGACCCGAATGAGGTCGTCGCTGTAAGTCTCTCCTCCGATCGCCATCCAGGGGTCTTTCCAGATGAGCGTGACTACACGCTTACGTTTCCGCGGCTTCGTATGTTGAAGCTTCTCAATAGTGGCTTCGCACTCCAAAATGATCTTGTGGGCGGTATCTTGTTTTTCGCAGATCGCTGCCAATTCTTTCATCAGAGGAACCACGTCGGCCACTCGCGTCGGGTACGTGACCCAGACGGTAAGTCCTGCCCGGCCCATGGCTTCAACGTCTTCCTTCCGGTTCTCCTCCCGATTTGCGATCACAAAATCCGGATGGAGATCGAGGATCTTCTGAACTTTCGGCGTCTTCGTCCCGCCGACCACGGGAATCGATTCCACTTTTCCCTTCGGTTGAATGCAAAAGCTCGTTCGTCCCACCGGAAGCTTGCCGAACAGGATTAGATTTTCCGTGATGCTCGGAACGAGGGACACGACTCGCTGGGACATTTTGATCGGATCAGATTCGACGGCGGTCGAGCCGATATTTCATGATCTTTTTGTTCAGTCCCTGGCGGGTGATTCCGCAGAGGCGGGCCACTTTCGTCTTATTCCAATGGTGTTTGCGGAGATACTTGCTGAGCATGTTGCGCTCAAAGTCATCCACCATTTTCTTGATAAATCCCTCCTCGTCCTCATCCCCCGCTTTAATCCCTTCCGGATAGGTCTCGTAGAAGAATTTCTTCGAAAGATCCTTGGCCTTAATCAAGGAATGGCTGCTCCGCAGCGCCACGAGCCGTTCGATTTCGTTTCGCAGTTCGCGCACGTTTCCGGGCCAATAATATTCCTGGAAGACCTGCATGACTTCGCTGGAAAGCGTGATCCCTTCCTTGCCCGTTTTCTGCTGGAACTCGCTCAGGAATTGATGGATCAACAGAGCCGTGTCGTCCGGCCGGTCGCGAAGCGGCGGGAGGGTGAGTTCCACGACCGCCAGCCGGTAATAAAGATCCTCCCGGAATTTGGCCAGCTCGATCAACTTTCGGAGGTCCCGATGCGTCGCCGAGATGATGCGAACATCGACCTGCCGCATTTCGGTATCGCCCACGCGCATGAACGTTCCCTCCTGAATCAATCGCAAAATTTTCACCTGCAACGCGAGGGACATTTCCCCGACTTCATCCAAGAAGATGGTGCCGGTGTCGGCGACTTCGAAGAGGCCCTTTTTGTCGGCCACCGCGCCCGTGAACGCTCCCTTCTTGTACCCGAATAGCTCCGCCTCCAAAATCGTGTCGGTCAGCGCGGCGCAATTGATCGTCACCATCGACTTTCCCGCGCGAGGCGAATGTTCGTGAATCAGTTTTGAAACCAATTCCTTTCCCGTCCCCGATTCCCCGTAAATAATGACCGAACTTTCAGAGGCGCCGATCAGTTTGATTTGGCGGATGATGTCCAAAATAATCGGATTTTTCGTGATCAGTCCGCGATAATTGAACTGATCCATTTCGCTGGTGGCTTTTTCGTCCTTATTCGTCTCTTGGATGTAGTCCGAAATCTCCTGGGAGAGCATTCCC
This genomic window from Bdellovibrionota bacterium contains:
- a CDS encoding helical backbone metal receptor; this translates as MSQRVVSLVPSITENLILFGKLPVGRTSFCIQPKGKVESIPVVGGTKTPKVQKILDLHPDFVIANREENRKEDVEAMGRAGLTVWVTYPTRVADVVPLMKELAAICEKQDTAHKIILECEATIEKLQHTKPRKRKRVVTLIWKDPWMAIGGETYSDDLIRVSGGDNPFSQPENRYPQVTDQDILAARPDLLLLPSEPYAFTQSDRSDWSRKTQEAGLRTRVEFISGENLTWFGPRVREGLSELRRLIESEAVS
- a CDS encoding sigma 54-interacting transcriptional regulator, with protein sequence MSLAKEEVVEEKLGTEGPLHDEETEKIDWDRVAQLRVTRKIMDAMSNLEVSAVYLTRANRRKDARKKYLGHGSRKMLSEAETPFVLKQLKPYCAFIQKNAEGLSRCREDCLKVVEDAINKGDVVTKECHAGLIEMAVPVRLHDRVVGIFRCGEFASGKPDSLMQAKLEEKVAPLQLQSEDVQDHMKKLPYFPSEKIAVVNNLMGMLSQEISDYIQETNKDEKATSEMDQFNYRGLITKNPIILDIIRQIKLIGASESSVIIYGESGTGKELVSKLIHEHSPRAGKSMVTINCAALTDTILEAELFGYKKGAFTGAVADKKGLFEVADTGTIFLDEVGEMSLALQVKILRLIQEGTFMRVGDTEMRQVDVRIISATHRDLRKLIELAKFREDLYYRLAVVELTLPPLRDRPDDTALLIHQFLSEFQQKTGKEGITLSSEVMQVFQEYYWPGNVRELRNEIERLVALRSSHSLIKAKDLSKKFFYETYPEGIKAGDEDEEGFIKKMVDDFERNMLSKYLRKHHWNKTKVARLCGITRQGLNKKIMKYRLDRRRI